A genomic stretch from Diachasmimorpha longicaudata isolate KC_UGA_2023 chromosome 2, iyDiaLong2, whole genome shotgun sequence includes:
- the LOC135159868 gene encoding organic cation transporter protein-like, which yields MTEKTKRDYGPLDAIQEAMGVMGPWQIVITIALSLVNFPVAWHQLSIVFLAPPANFTCVDPPPLNNETIFTTKNEQCFVNSTGSNDTAIGSLVKCKKFEYDRSIFESTIITEWDLICDRQQLANIAQSCTMLGILVGNMVFSMMADRVGRKIPLMIAVVVQSATGLLSSLSPWFELFLLCKFIAAVATGGTMLISFVLLMEVVGIEWRSTLSVLFHIPFLLGHLLIPLIAYYTRAWRIFLVAVSIPPILLLSYYWLVPESPRWLLAVGKLKRARKVLKAAAKRNSIPEDKVTAAIESHSNQCGKEVETDSDSSKTYNLLDLFRTRNMRIRSICIAVNWFVCGICFFGLAQYVGQLDGDIFANVAISAACELPGILIVLFLISRVSRLKILIGGNVTTGVSLLILMFVSNRTAQVVLATIGLSAMSISFPTIYLYTGELFPTVVRNIGFGLCSVSARVGSIIAPFIATMGYYGPSIPPLFFGIGPLIGAGLCFLLPETMDCKLPETIEEAENFRKGKTEIALEE from the exons ATGACGGAGAAGACGAAGAGAG aTTATGGACCACTGGACGCTATCCAGGAAGCCATGGGAGTCATGGGACCTTGGCAGATTGTCATCACCATTGCCTTGTCTTTAGTGAATTTTCCAGTGGCATGGCATCAACTGTCAATTGTCTTTCTGGCACCACCCGCTAATTTTACTTGTGTTGATCCACCACCACTTAATAACGAAACTATATTCACGACGAAGAACGAACAGTGTTTCGTTAATTCGACAGGATCTAATGACACTGCCATAGGATCACTAGTGAAATGCAAGAAGTTCGAATATGATAGGAGTATATTCGAAAGTACAATCATTACTGAG TGGGATTTAATCTGCGACCGTCAACAACTTGCCAACATAGCCCAGTCATGCACAATGTTGGGTATTCTCGTCGGCAACATGGTATTCAGCATGATGGCAGATAG AGTTGGTAGAAAGATTCCTCTGATGATTGCTGTGGTGGTGCAATCGGCGACAGGTCTATTGAGCAGTTTGTCCCCCTGGTTTGAATTATTCTTGTTGTGCAAGTTCATTGCTGCTGTTGCAACAGGCGGAACCATGTTGATCAGTTTCGTCCTAC tcatGGAAGTCGTTGGTATCGAATGGCGATCGACATTGTCCGTCCTATTCCATATTCCATTCCTTCTCGGCCACTTGTTGATTCCGTTGATCGCCTATTATACCCGAGCATGGAGGATATTCTTGGTTGCTGTCTCAATACCACCAATTCTGCTACTTTCTTATTACTG GCTTGTACCAGAGTCCCCGCGTTGGCTCCTGGCAGTGGGAAAACTAAAGAGAGCCCGAAAAGTGCTGAAAGCAGCTGCTAAGAGAAATTCAATCCCCGAGGACAAGGTAACCGCTGCTATTGAATCTCACTCGAACCAGTGTGGAAAAGAAGTTGAGACCGATTCAGATTCATCTAAAACGTACAACCTACTCGACTTATTCCGTACACGCAATATGCGTATCAGGAGTATCTGCATAGCTGTTAACTGGTTCGTCTGCGGTATCTGCTTCTTCGGTCTGGCTCAGTACGTGGGCCAATTGGATGGAGATATATTTGCGAATGTTGCAATATCAG CTGCTTGTGAACTACCAGGCATTCTCATCGTTCTCTTTCTCATATCGAGAGTGTCTCGATTGAAGATTCTCATCGGTGGTAATGTAACAACTGGCGTCAGTTTACTTATACTGATGTTCGTTTCCAACAGAACGGCACAAGTGGTTCTTGCTACGATTGGACTGAGTGCTATGTCCATTAGTTTCCCCACTATTTATCTTTATACCGGAGAATTGTTCCCAACAGTTGTCAGGAATATTGGCTTCGGATTGTGCAGTGTCTCGGCTAGAGTTGGCAGTATAATTGCGCCTTTTATCGCAACCATG GGATATTACGGGCCATCTATTCCCCCCCTATTCTTCGGAATTGGTCCCTTAATTGGCGCAGGCCTTTGTTTCTTATTACCCGAAACAATGGATTGCAAACTTCCAGAGACAATTGAAGAAGCCGAGAATTTCAGAAA agGAAAGACGGAAATTGCACTTGAGGAGTGA
- the LOC135159869 gene encoding epoxide hydrolase 4-like, producing the protein MTVKIVPVSLWETIKLHVLSFIFGVYLIVVRLFKWAWDPKKFFGMVQRDKPPPFMVDNSLGKHSYVKLKSIKLHYVEAGEKDKPLVLLLHGFPDCWLSWREQIPVLSEHYRVVALDLKGFGDSDKPTHTKSYKIDVLIDELHQFILTFGVSRCSIIGHDLGGLLGWYMAALHSDIIYKFVVISSPHPNYYWSGISRNTTFDDKWMHFSRLPFLPEMDALKEDLSVINDTFSHLKINQTTSGKNYVEAYKYAFSRTEDWTGPINYYRNLPFMRLYSIEPISNQTLLIVGNADPSVSLESIIQSSDLVARFNIKVITGAQHFPHQEKPEMVNEVILKFLIGKPSPLEKTPSKGIVSTWLGSLSSTVKYGNQVLDAVQKRTNDVVSGLPNKIHYLGHTTT; encoded by the exons ATGACAGTGAAGATTGTGCCAGTTTCCTTATGGGAAACCATTAAACTTCATGTGCTATCGTTTATCTTCGGAGTTTATTTGATTGTTGTGCGACTTTTCAAGTGGGCATGGGACCCCAAAAAGTTCTTTGGAATGGTCCAGAGAGATAAACCACCCCCTTTCATGGTTGATAATAGCCTTGGAAAACATTCCTATGTGAAACTAAAG agcATTAAATTGCATTATGTGGAGGCTGGAGAAAAAGATAAACCCCTTGTTCTGCTGTTGCATGGCTTTCCCGATTGCTGGCTGTCTTGGAGAGAGCAAATACCAGTTTTATCGGAGCACTACAG GGTTGTGGCCCTAGACTTGAAGGGCTTCGGAGACAGCGACAAGCCCACCCACACAAAATCCTATAAGATAGACGTTTTAATCGATGAACtgcatcaatttattttaacatTTGGTGTGAGTCGGTGCAGTATCATTGGACATGATCTTGGTGGGCTCCTGGGGTGGTACATGGCAGCTTTACACAGtgatattatttataaattcgtGGTCATATCCAGTCCGCATCCGAATTATTACTGGAGCGGGATAAGTCGTAATACTACTTTTGATGATAA ATGGATGCACTTCAGTAGACTTCCATTTCTACCTGAAATGGATGCACTTAAGGAAGATTTATCTGTGATCAATGATACGTTCTCTCACCTCAAGATTAATCAGACaacaagtggaaaaaattatgttgaaGCGTATAAATATGCTTTTAGTCGAACAg aGGATTGGACTGGGCCGATAAATTACTATCGAAATTTACCCTTCATGCGGCTCTACTCCATCGAGCCCATCAGCAATCAGACTCTGTTGATAGTCGGTAATGCAGACCCCTCAGTGTCTTTGGAGAGTATCATTCAAAGCTCTGACCTCGTCGCGAGGTTTAACATTAAAGTTATCACCGGCGCTCAACATTTTCCTCATCAGGAAAAGCCAGAAATGGTTAATGAagttattttgaaatttttaatag GCAAACCTTCACCATTGGAAAAAACTCCATCAAAAGGAATCGTCTCGACGTGGTTGGGTTCCCTGAGTAGTACAGTAAAATATGGAAACCAAGTACTCGATGCTGTGCAGAAACGAACGAACGATGTTGTAAGTGGTTTACCCAACAAAATACACTATCTAGGTCACACGACAACGTAA